The following proteins are encoded in a genomic region of Streptomyces collinus Tu 365:
- a CDS encoding SDR family oxidoreductase has protein sequence MPDSPLHGRTVVVTGAARGVGAALAREIARCGGRLALLGHERSRLAEIAARLPSPALAIGVDVTDLEALRTAAGEVRRRLGRPSVVVANAGIAQGGPFASSDPVEWRRVIDVNLTGSAQTARVFLPDLIATAGYHLQIASLASLGAAPLMSAYCASKAGVEAFAHALRAEVAHQGVGVGIAYLNWTDTDMIRDADRYNVLRELRGHMPPPARRVHPVDAVAARIVRGLERRRTAVYAPAWLRLVQPVRAALPPVVLRVARYELPRLQAEEPFVATGLLGAGGAADRSATGYRP, from the coding sequence ATGCCTGACAGCCCACTGCACGGCCGTACGGTCGTGGTGACCGGCGCGGCGCGCGGGGTGGGGGCCGCGCTCGCCCGGGAGATCGCCCGGTGCGGCGGACGGCTCGCGCTGCTGGGCCACGAACGGTCCCGGCTGGCGGAGATCGCCGCCCGCCTGCCGTCGCCGGCCCTGGCGATCGGGGTCGACGTCACCGACCTGGAGGCGCTGCGCACCGCCGCGGGCGAGGTCCGCCGGCGCCTCGGGCGCCCGTCCGTCGTCGTCGCCAACGCCGGCATCGCCCAGGGCGGCCCGTTCGCCTCCTCGGACCCGGTGGAGTGGCGCCGGGTGATCGACGTCAACCTCACCGGCAGCGCCCAGACGGCCCGGGTCTTCCTGCCCGACCTGATCGCCACCGCCGGCTACCACCTCCAGATCGCCTCACTGGCGTCCCTCGGCGCCGCCCCCCTGATGAGCGCCTACTGCGCCTCCAAGGCGGGCGTCGAAGCCTTCGCGCACGCGCTGCGGGCCGAGGTCGCCCACCAGGGCGTCGGCGTCGGCATCGCCTACCTCAACTGGACCGACACCGACATGATCCGCGACGCCGACCGGTACAACGTGCTGCGGGAGCTGCGCGGGCACATGCCCCCGCCCGCCCGCCGTGTCCACCCCGTCGACGCGGTGGCCGCCCGGATCGTGCGCGGCCTGGAACGGCGGCGCACCGCCGTGTACGCCCCCGCCTGGCTGCGGCTGGTCCAGCCGGTCCGCGCCGCCCTCCCCCCGGTGGTGCTGCGGGTGGCCCGCTACGAGCTGCCCCGGCTCCAGGCCGAGGAGCCCTTCGTGGCCACCGGACTGCTGGGCGCCGGGGGAGCGGCCGACCGCTCGGCGACCGGGTACCGGCCCTGA